One region of Aestuariirhabdus haliotis genomic DNA includes:
- a CDS encoding mechanosensitive ion channel family protein, with protein sequence MKEYLQGFGSLVKEWDVWTYEVFLVVSLTLIAQYIATLVLRQLSKQTERTQNRWDDVIIKAAEKPLSFLIWVIGFGWAIDIAHSGSGVHLFDAIDSVRDVLVVWLLAWFLVRLVRGAEEVLGKGDIRGKSVDETSLQAISKLLRASIIITASLVALQTLGYSISGVLAFGGIGGIAIGFAAKDLLANFFGGLTIYLDRPFKVGDWIRSPDKQIEGTVEYIGWRQTRIRTFDKRPLYVPNSTFTSISVENPSRMSNRRIYETIGLRYDDSQKVEAIIRLVKNFLQQHPAIDTNQTLIVNFNSFGPSSLDFFVYCFTKTTNWVQYHEIKQEILLGIMSIIDQENAEIAFPTRTLHAPEIEAFVSANNAPEPSTRTIKEGSL encoded by the coding sequence ATGAAGGAGTATTTGCAGGGTTTTGGCTCTCTGGTCAAGGAGTGGGATGTATGGACTTACGAAGTGTTTTTGGTGGTCTCCCTGACCCTGATTGCCCAGTACATAGCTACTCTGGTATTACGCCAACTCAGTAAGCAAACCGAGCGCACCCAGAATCGTTGGGACGATGTCATTATCAAGGCTGCAGAAAAGCCGCTATCGTTCCTTATCTGGGTAATTGGTTTCGGTTGGGCGATTGATATTGCCCATAGCGGGTCGGGCGTTCACCTCTTTGATGCTATCGACTCGGTACGGGATGTGCTGGTTGTCTGGCTGTTGGCCTGGTTTCTGGTGCGCCTGGTGCGTGGGGCAGAGGAGGTGCTGGGCAAGGGGGATATCCGAGGTAAGTCCGTCGATGAAACCTCACTTCAGGCGATCAGCAAGCTGCTAAGGGCTTCGATTATCATCACGGCAAGTCTGGTTGCCTTGCAAACTCTGGGTTACAGCATATCCGGCGTATTGGCCTTTGGCGGTATCGGGGGGATAGCGATTGGTTTTGCTGCCAAAGACTTGTTGGCCAACTTTTTTGGTGGATTGACAATTTATCTGGATCGCCCCTTCAAGGTGGGGGACTGGATCCGCTCGCCTGACAAGCAAATCGAAGGCACCGTTGAGTACATCGGCTGGCGTCAAACTCGCATCCGTACCTTCGACAAGCGTCCGCTGTATGTGCCGAATTCCACCTTCACCAGTATTTCGGTTGAGAACCCATCGCGCATGAGCAATCGACGCATCTATGAAACCATTGGCTTGCGTTACGATGATTCCCAGAAAGTTGAAGCCATTATTCGGTTGGTAAAAAACTTTCTGCAACAGCATCCAGCCATCGATACCAATCAAACTCTAATCGTTAACTTCAATAGCTTCGGCCCATCTTCACTCGATTTCTTCGTCTACTGTTTCACCAAGACCACAAACTGGGTTCAGTACCATGAAATCAAGCAGGAAATATTGCTGGGTATTATGTCTATTATCGATCAAGAAAATGCTGAGATAGCTTTTCCAACACGAACGCTTCACGCTCCGGAAATTGAGGCTTTTGTCTCAGCGAATAATGCCCCTGAGCCGTCAACCCGCACGATCAAGGAAGGGTCTTTATGA
- a CDS encoding S-methyl-5'-thioinosine phosphorylase: MSITAIIGGSGLYELEGLNNRSEIVSIDTQWGEASATIVYGELNGAEVMFLARHGIPHRIPPHKVNYRANLQALKDAGADRIIAINAVGGIHTEMGPEVLVVPDQIIDYSWGREHTFFAENLTEVVHVDFSQPYSESLRQQLLLAAKRLRLDVVERGVYGCTQGPRLESAAEVDRLERDGVDIIGMTAMPEAALARELEMEYATLALVVNWAAGRTEQPITMDDIHQVIASGMSQVTSLLSETLKAG; the protein is encoded by the coding sequence ATGAGCATCACGGCAATTATTGGAGGGTCGGGGCTTTATGAGCTGGAAGGTCTGAATAACCGATCGGAGATAGTATCGATCGATACTCAATGGGGAGAAGCCTCAGCCACCATCGTATACGGTGAACTCAATGGGGCCGAAGTCATGTTTCTGGCCCGTCACGGTATTCCTCATCGTATTCCTCCGCATAAAGTCAATTATCGTGCAAACTTGCAAGCCTTGAAGGATGCCGGGGCCGATAGAATAATTGCAATTAATGCGGTCGGTGGTATTCACACGGAAATGGGTCCCGAAGTATTGGTCGTGCCGGATCAAATCATTGATTACAGTTGGGGGCGTGAGCATACGTTTTTTGCCGAAAATTTGACTGAGGTGGTACACGTTGATTTCAGTCAACCATACAGCGAGTCTCTGAGGCAGCAGTTGTTGTTGGCTGCCAAACGCCTTCGGCTTGATGTTGTCGAACGGGGTGTTTACGGTTGCACCCAGGGACCACGTCTCGAAAGCGCTGCCGAGGTCGATCGACTCGAACGTGACGGTGTCGATATCATCGGTATGACGGCCATGCCGGAAGCTGCGCTTGCCAGAGAATTAGAGATGGAATACGCCACTCTGGCGTTGGTTGTCAACTGGGCTGCCGGTAGAACCGAGCAACCCATTACCATGGATGATATTCATCAGGTCATCGCTAGTGGGATGTCTCAGGTCACTAGCTTATTGAGCGAAACCCTGAAGGCAGGGTAG
- a CDS encoding CsiV family protein, which produces MKSFFLKILCSLPAIAITTLLGIAPTMASETDEARWFQVELIVFEHQDPNSDEQWTERYLDNSVTEQQSFAEDVEPVIVSEHDNAQYEAEADTAPEQQITATEVQESTLIQLRHADGQAFYSTQIPAQDTGRSGSTNAASAWVLLAEPSLQLTDKSARLQKAGDYQVLFHQAWRQPMVESSEAPWIRIEGGQRYADQPVLTGSVRFSLKRYLHITTQLSLTEYEPFQNLASEIPDDYISNEANLLTPANAGSQNGYEPLRRFDLQESRRMRSNELHYLDSPVIGVLVKITPFEHTEPPLALEEELSAETAEQQDTSQTTTQTTQ; this is translated from the coding sequence ATGAAATCATTTTTTCTCAAGATCCTCTGCTCACTGCCTGCTATCGCCATTACGACCCTGCTGGGAATAGCCCCTACGATGGCCTCAGAAACCGATGAAGCCCGCTGGTTTCAGGTTGAACTGATCGTATTCGAGCACCAGGATCCCAATAGCGATGAACAATGGACAGAACGGTACCTGGACAACAGTGTCACTGAGCAGCAAAGCTTCGCTGAGGACGTTGAGCCGGTAATTGTCAGCGAACATGACAATGCGCAATATGAAGCCGAAGCCGACACTGCCCCTGAGCAACAAATAACGGCAACCGAGGTTCAAGAATCGACGCTCATCCAGCTGAGACACGCAGACGGGCAAGCTTTCTACAGTACTCAAATACCCGCTCAGGATACCGGCCGATCAGGCAGTACAAATGCAGCATCCGCCTGGGTATTGCTAGCTGAACCATCACTGCAACTCACCGACAAATCGGCCCGACTGCAAAAAGCGGGAGATTATCAGGTATTGTTTCATCAGGCTTGGCGGCAACCGATGGTTGAGTCCTCAGAAGCTCCATGGATCCGAATCGAAGGGGGCCAACGCTATGCCGACCAGCCTGTGCTAACAGGGTCGGTACGTTTTTCGCTAAAACGCTATCTGCACATCACCACACAGCTTTCACTGACTGAATACGAGCCTTTCCAGAATCTGGCCAGCGAGATTCCGGATGACTACATCAGCAATGAAGCTAACCTGTTAACACCAGCCAATGCTGGCTCACAGAACGGCTACGAACCCTTGCGACGTTTCGATCTTCAGGAAAGTCGGCGAATGCGCAGTAACGAACTGCATTACCTCGATTCGCCGGTTATTGGGGTGTTGGTCAAAATCACCCCCTTTGAACACACCGAGCCCCCCTTGGCGTTAGAGGAGGAACTTTCTGCTGAAACGGCCGAGCAGCAGGATACCTCCCAGACAACAACGCAAACGACCCAATAG
- the mfd gene encoding transcription-repair coupling factor: protein MPSVLPSPLDLPVKATEKRFWGELHGAALGLAVAKTVAQQQGLLLVITPDSASAEQLEHHLHFFLRGDKNTEILPFPDWETLPYDHFSPHQDIISQRLLTLYQLPRVSSGVMIVSVTTLMHRLSPVDYLMGNSLILNQGDKLDLEAKRRELEFAGYRCVDSVYEHGEFALRGSILDVFPMGSQCPYRIDLFDDEIDSLRTFDPETQRSIDRVESIKLLPAKEFPLSRSAIRQFKDAWHEQFDVDHRECSLFMDVSQGISPAGVEYYLPLFFESCATLFDYLPEDSLLMTLGGAEQQLQQFLGEVHERYESRRYDRQRPLLEPHRVFLTDEEYHRNIKQFVRIEVSHSEQASRAGAVNFGFVATPELAIDSHSDAPFKRLQSFLDKSPSRILFCSESAGRREQLLELLAQSGIQPTAYDSFDAFMVGEQAFGITVAPIEGGFWQPEHRLLVLGENELYGQRVLQRRRRDKQQDQSELMVRNLTELQVGAPVVHLDHGVGRYQGLQTIEIEGETAEFLTLLYANEAKLYVPVSSLHLISRYSGTEESLAPLHRLGSEHWEKAKRKAAEKARDAAAELLDIYARRAARQGFRFSEPDSSYHSFAADFPFEETPDQQTAIAAVIKDMAAERPMDRLVCGDVGFGKTEVAMRAAFLAVQSNRQVAILVPTTLLAQQHYESFRDRFADWPVNVEVMSRFKSAKQISDIQQKIAEGNVDIVIGTHKILQAELKFKQLGLLIIDEEHRFGVRQKERLKSLRAEVDILTLTATPIPRTLNMAMASLRDLSIIATPPARRLSVNTFVRQQDDSVTKEAILRELLRGGQVYYLHNEVKSIERVARELAELVPEARIGIGHGQMRERELEQVMSDFYHKRFNVLVCTTIIETGIDVPSANTIIIDRADKFGLAQLHQLRGRVGRSHHQAYAYLLTPNPKALTKDAQKRLEAISAAADLGAGFTLATHDLEIRGAGELLGDDQSGQIETVGFSLYMEMLERAVESIRKGETPDTTLEPDQGPEINLRVPALIPDDYVGDIHGRLILYKRIASATDNSTLRELQVEMIDRFGLLPNNAKHLFRATELKLQAAALGIKKIEASAKGGRIEFGGQTRVDPLTIVKLVQSQPQKYRLEGATVLKYGLDMDSIEQRFERTEQLMGLLTAS, encoded by the coding sequence ATGCCCAGCGTATTGCCTTCCCCCCTGGACTTGCCCGTAAAAGCCACTGAAAAGCGCTTTTGGGGCGAACTTCATGGTGCAGCTCTGGGCCTGGCGGTGGCCAAAACCGTAGCCCAGCAACAGGGCTTACTACTGGTCATCACTCCAGATTCGGCCAGCGCCGAACAGCTTGAACACCACCTGCACTTTTTCCTGCGAGGCGACAAGAACACCGAAATACTGCCCTTCCCGGACTGGGAAACCCTGCCCTACGACCACTTCTCTCCGCACCAGGACATCATTTCCCAACGTCTGTTGACCCTCTATCAACTGCCCCGAGTCAGTTCCGGGGTCATGATCGTCTCCGTTACTACCCTGATGCACCGACTGTCTCCAGTGGATTACTTGATGGGTAACAGCCTGATCTTGAATCAGGGTGACAAGCTCGACCTGGAAGCGAAACGACGCGAACTGGAGTTTGCCGGTTATCGCTGTGTTGATAGCGTCTATGAACATGGAGAATTTGCCCTCAGAGGCTCAATTCTTGATGTGTTCCCGATGGGCAGTCAGTGCCCCTATCGCATTGATCTGTTTGATGACGAAATCGACAGCCTTAGAACCTTTGACCCGGAAACCCAGCGATCTATCGATCGCGTCGAGAGTATTAAGCTCCTACCAGCCAAAGAGTTCCCTCTGTCCAGGTCTGCTATTCGACAATTCAAAGATGCCTGGCATGAACAGTTTGATGTTGACCACCGGGAATGCTCCCTCTTTATGGATGTCAGCCAGGGTATCAGCCCAGCAGGTGTTGAGTATTACCTGCCGTTGTTTTTCGAAAGCTGCGCGACCCTGTTTGATTATCTACCCGAAGACAGCCTGCTAATGACATTAGGCGGCGCCGAACAGCAGCTACAGCAGTTTTTGGGGGAAGTGCATGAGCGTTATGAAAGCCGGCGCTACGACAGACAACGGCCATTACTGGAGCCTCACAGGGTATTTTTGACCGATGAGGAATACCATCGAAACATTAAGCAGTTTGTACGAATTGAAGTTTCTCATAGCGAGCAAGCAAGCCGAGCAGGGGCGGTCAATTTCGGTTTTGTTGCCACCCCGGAGCTGGCCATCGATAGCCACAGCGACGCCCCTTTCAAGCGTCTGCAAAGCTTCCTCGATAAATCTCCCAGCCGGATTCTGTTTTGCAGCGAATCGGCCGGGCGTCGGGAACAGCTGCTTGAGTTGTTAGCACAATCTGGAATACAGCCTACTGCGTACGATAGCTTCGATGCGTTCATGGTCGGTGAGCAAGCTTTCGGTATTACTGTGGCACCGATAGAAGGTGGCTTCTGGCAACCTGAACATCGATTACTGGTGCTCGGTGAGAATGAGCTCTACGGACAGCGGGTGCTTCAGCGCAGGCGTCGAGACAAGCAGCAAGACCAGTCCGAACTTATGGTTCGAAACCTGACCGAACTTCAGGTGGGAGCACCGGTGGTGCACCTGGACCATGGTGTTGGGCGTTATCAGGGCCTACAAACGATAGAGATAGAGGGCGAGACAGCGGAATTCCTGACCCTGCTTTATGCTAACGAAGCCAAGCTGTATGTGCCAGTCTCTTCCCTGCACTTGATCAGCCGATACAGCGGTACGGAAGAAAGCCTTGCCCCACTCCACCGACTGGGTAGCGAACATTGGGAAAAGGCCAAGCGTAAAGCCGCCGAAAAAGCCCGGGATGCGGCCGCCGAGCTGCTCGATATCTACGCAAGGCGGGCAGCACGGCAAGGGTTCCGCTTCAGTGAGCCGGACAGTAGCTATCATAGCTTTGCTGCCGACTTTCCCTTCGAAGAAACCCCGGACCAGCAAACGGCGATCGCTGCGGTTATTAAGGACATGGCCGCCGAACGCCCTATGGACCGTTTGGTCTGTGGTGATGTCGGCTTCGGTAAAACCGAAGTCGCGATGCGGGCCGCATTTCTTGCGGTACAAAGCAACCGCCAGGTGGCTATTTTGGTACCGACGACCTTGTTGGCGCAACAGCATTATGAGAGCTTTCGCGACCGTTTTGCCGACTGGCCGGTCAATGTCGAAGTGATGTCCCGTTTCAAGAGTGCGAAGCAGATCAGCGATATCCAACAAAAGATTGCTGAGGGGAATGTCGATATTGTTATCGGCACTCATAAAATTTTACAGGCGGAACTGAAGTTTAAGCAGCTGGGCCTGCTAATCATCGACGAAGAGCATCGCTTCGGGGTTCGGCAAAAAGAACGACTCAAATCCCTCAGGGCCGAAGTGGATATACTGACCCTGACAGCAACACCGATTCCGCGAACCCTTAATATGGCGATGGCCAGCTTGCGGGATCTGTCGATCATTGCCACTCCGCCCGCGAGGCGTCTATCGGTTAACACCTTTGTCCGCCAGCAAGACGATTCGGTCACTAAAGAGGCCATATTACGAGAGCTGCTGCGTGGCGGACAGGTTTACTACCTGCACAACGAAGTCAAAAGCATCGAACGGGTCGCCCGCGAACTGGCTGAGCTGGTACCAGAGGCCAGAATTGGTATTGGTCACGGGCAAATGCGCGAGCGTGAACTCGAGCAAGTCATGTCAGACTTTTACCACAAACGTTTCAATGTGCTGGTTTGCACGACCATTATTGAAACCGGTATCGACGTCCCAAGCGCCAACACCATTATTATCGACCGAGCTGACAAGTTTGGGCTCGCGCAACTGCACCAGCTACGAGGCCGTGTGGGTCGTTCTCACCACCAGGCTTATGCGTACCTTTTAACACCCAACCCCAAGGCTCTGACAAAAGACGCACAAAAGCGGCTTGAAGCCATTTCAGCCGCCGCGGATCTGGGCGCTGGCTTTACCCTGGCTACCCATGATCTGGAAATCCGTGGTGCCGGAGAGCTCCTCGGGGATGATCAGAGTGGGCAAATTGAAACCGTAGGTTTTAGTCTTTACATGGAGATGCTGGAACGCGCCGTAGAGTCCATCCGCAAAGGAGAAACACCGGACACAACCTTAGAGCCAGACCAGGGGCCAGAAATCAATCTTCGCGTACCCGCTTTGATTCCCGATGATTATGTGGGAGACATTCATGGCCGTTTGATTCTCTACAAACGCATCGCCAGCGCAACGGATAACAGCACTCTCAGAGAACTACAGGTAGAGATGATAGATCGCTTTGGGTTATTGCCCAATAACGCCAAACACCTTTTCCGAGCTACCGAGTTAAAACTGCAAGCGGCGGCGCTGGGCATCAAGAAAATAGAGGCCTCGGCCAAAGGTGGACGCATTGAGTTTGGCGGCCAGACAAGGGTCGATCCGCTAACAATCGTGAAGTTGGTCCAATCACAGCCTCAGAAATATCGCCTTGAAGGCGCCACTGTGCTGAAATACGGCCTGGATATGGACAGCATTGAACAGCGCTTCGAACGCACCGAACAACTAATGGGCTTATTAACCGCATCATGA
- a CDS encoding glyceraldehyde-3-phosphate dehydrogenase: MTQETISGSFDKWKEREAIAEAMIPLIGKLYRDYNVVTSVYSRAIINRSVIDIIKAHRFVRQMESRGLSVEDSYPILKALSEMNLGPARIDLGKLAIKYKTQAEGRSVEEFLRTEVADIIDQKGNGVNVGGQDVILYGFGRIGRLMARILIERAGGGDGINLKAIVVRKGKAADDLAKRASLLRRDSIHGSFQGTLTIDHEGGYIIANGNPIKIIYANSPDSIDYTEYGINDAIVVDNTGVWRDEDGLGQHLKSKGVAKVILTAPGKGDIKNIVYGVNDNLISEDDAILSAASCTTNAITPVLKALNDEYGIKSGHVETVHAYTNDQNLIDNYHKGDRRGRGAALNMVITETGAAKAVAKALPELAGKLTGNAIRVPTPNVSMAILNLNLNKSTDAEALNDFLRHTSLHSDLQKQIDYVKSPEVVSSDFVGSRYAGIVDAEATIVDGDRCVLYVWYDNEFGYSCQVNRILQHLAGVNYPVFPKS, encoded by the coding sequence GTGACTCAGGAAACAATCAGCGGAAGTTTTGATAAGTGGAAAGAGCGTGAAGCCATCGCCGAAGCGATGATTCCGCTTATCGGAAAACTGTATCGCGATTATAACGTTGTAACCTCTGTTTACAGTCGTGCGATCATTAACCGCTCGGTTATCGATATTATCAAGGCCCACCGTTTTGTTCGCCAAATGGAAAGCCGTGGCCTAAGTGTCGAAGACAGCTACCCGATTCTTAAGGCCCTGAGTGAAATGAATCTCGGACCCGCCCGCATTGATTTGGGCAAGCTGGCCATCAAATACAAAACCCAGGCTGAAGGTCGCAGCGTAGAAGAGTTCTTGCGTACCGAAGTCGCTGACATCATTGACCAGAAGGGCAATGGCGTTAATGTCGGTGGTCAGGATGTCATTCTTTATGGCTTCGGTCGTATTGGTCGGCTGATGGCGCGCATTCTTATCGAACGCGCGGGTGGTGGCGACGGTATCAACCTGAAAGCCATCGTGGTTCGTAAGGGTAAGGCGGCTGATGATTTGGCCAAGCGTGCCAGCTTGCTGCGTCGTGATTCAATTCATGGCTCATTCCAGGGCACCCTGACGATCGATCACGAAGGCGGTTATATCATTGCCAACGGTAACCCCATCAAAATCATCTACGCAAACTCCCCAGACTCTATCGACTACACCGAATATGGCATCAACGACGCTATCGTCGTTGATAACACGGGTGTGTGGCGTGATGAAGATGGTTTGGGTCAGCACCTCAAATCAAAAGGTGTTGCCAAGGTAATTCTGACCGCACCCGGCAAAGGTGATATTAAAAACATCGTCTACGGCGTTAATGACAACCTGATCTCCGAAGATGATGCTATTTTGTCTGCAGCCTCTTGCACAACCAATGCCATCACTCCGGTATTGAAGGCTTTGAACGACGAATATGGCATCAAGTCTGGCCACGTTGAAACCGTTCATGCTTACACCAACGACCAAAACCTTATCGACAACTACCACAAAGGTGATCGTCGAGGTCGCGGGGCGGCACTCAACATGGTTATCACTGAAACCGGGGCTGCCAAAGCCGTTGCCAAGGCACTGCCAGAACTTGCTGGCAAGCTAACCGGTAACGCTATTCGTGTCCCAACGCCTAATGTTTCTATGGCAATCCTGAACCTGAATCTGAATAAGAGTACTGACGCAGAGGCCCTGAACGACTTCTTGCGCCATACCTCCTTGCATTCCGACCTGCAAAAGCAGATCGATTATGTGAAGTCTCCGGAAGTGGTTTCCAGTGATTTTGTGGGTTCTCGTTATGCCGGTATTGTTGATGCCGAAGCGACCATCGTCGATGGCGATCGCTGTGTGCTTTATGTCTGGTATGACAACGAGTTTGGTTACAGCTGCCAGGTAAACCGCATCCTGCAGCATTTGGCTGGAGTGAATTATCCGGTCTTCCCGAAATCTTGA
- a CDS encoding Na(+)-translocating NADH-quinone reductase subunit A — translation MINIKRGLDLPIAGAPKQSIEPGNSVNSVAVLGPDYVGMKPSMAVAVGDRVKLGQVLFSDKKTPGVQFTAPAAGVISAINRGEKRVLLSVVIDIEGDEAESFSSYTPSELATLSDEQVEENLVRSGMWTALRTRPYSRVPELGSRPNSIFVTAMDTNPLSADPQVVIAEQSEAFEQGLLLLSRLAPTVYLCKAPGADIPAGDARVEEFSGPHPAGLAGTHIHHLDPVGTNKTVWTIGYQDVIAIAKLFTTGQLFTDRVIAVAGPQASNPRLIRTRLGASLEELAANEQEEGGKNRLISGSVFGGRTGRTGLAYLGRYHNQLSILLEGTHRELFGWLSPGTKKHSVMGIYLSKLSSSLKLPFNTNSNGSERAMVPIGNYEKVMPLDILPTQLLRALIVGDTEVAQLLGCLELDEDDLALCTYVCVGKYEYGPILRDNLNRIFIEG, via the coding sequence ATGATCAATATCAAACGGGGCCTGGATCTACCTATTGCAGGTGCTCCCAAGCAGAGCATCGAACCGGGCAACAGCGTTAACAGCGTTGCGGTGCTTGGTCCGGACTATGTGGGCATGAAGCCCAGCATGGCCGTTGCTGTGGGAGATCGCGTCAAACTAGGTCAAGTATTGTTCTCAGACAAGAAGACGCCAGGCGTGCAGTTTACTGCACCTGCTGCAGGGGTGATTTCAGCCATCAACCGTGGCGAAAAGCGAGTACTGTTATCTGTAGTTATTGATATTGAGGGCGACGAGGCTGAATCCTTTTCTAGCTATACTCCCTCCGAATTAGCAACCCTCAGTGACGAGCAAGTCGAAGAAAACCTGGTTCGTTCCGGTATGTGGACTGCGTTGCGCACCCGCCCATACTCTCGGGTTCCCGAATTGGGGAGCCGCCCGAATTCCATTTTTGTTACGGCTATGGATACTAATCCGTTGTCGGCAGATCCTCAGGTGGTTATTGCTGAGCAGTCAGAGGCCTTTGAGCAGGGCTTGCTTCTGCTGTCTCGCCTTGCTCCGACCGTCTATCTTTGCAAGGCTCCAGGTGCGGATATTCCTGCCGGAGACGCACGCGTCGAGGAGTTTTCCGGGCCCCATCCTGCCGGCTTGGCTGGAACTCATATTCATCATCTGGACCCGGTGGGCACTAACAAAACGGTATGGACGATAGGCTATCAGGACGTGATTGCTATCGCCAAACTGTTCACCACCGGGCAATTATTTACCGATCGGGTGATTGCTGTCGCGGGTCCACAGGCAAGTAATCCTCGCTTGATTCGTACCCGTCTTGGCGCAAGCCTTGAAGAGCTGGCAGCAAACGAGCAAGAAGAGGGTGGTAAGAATCGCCTTATTTCTGGCTCCGTGTTTGGCGGCCGTACCGGCCGTACCGGCCTCGCTTATTTGGGTCGTTATCATAATCAGCTCTCAATATTACTTGAGGGTACTCATCGCGAGCTGTTCGGTTGGCTGTCTCCTGGCACCAAAAAACACTCCGTCATGGGTATTTACCTGTCCAAGCTGTCTAGCAGCCTTAAGCTGCCGTTCAACACCAACTCGAATGGTAGTGAGCGTGCCATGGTGCCCATCGGTAACTACGAAAAAGTGATGCCTCTGGATATTCTGCCAACGCAGTTGCTGCGTGCTTTGATCGTTGGCGATACCGAAGTGGCACAGCTACTTGGCTGTCTGGAGCTGGATGAAGATGACCTGGCCTTGTGTACCTACGTTTGTGTAGGTAAATACGAGTATGGTCCTATCCTGCGCGATAACCTTAACCGCATATTTATCGAGGGCTGA
- a CDS encoding NADH:ubiquinone reductase (Na(+)-transporting) subunit B, which produces MGLRAILDKIEPNFEKGGKYEKWYALYEAADTIFYSPSSVTKNNAHVRDGIDLKRVMITVWFCVFPAMFYGMYNVGMQANDAMQVLGVAEAEGWRGWVIGLFAGYDSSSVWDNLIHGAAYFVPIYMTVFIIGGIWEVLFAMVRGHEVNEGFFVTSILFALIVPPTLPLWQAALGISFGVVIAKEVFGGTGKNFMNPALAGRAFLFFAYPAEISGDAVWTAVDGFSGATALSLAASGGVEQILAGGITWWDAAAGSIQGSIGETSFIACTIGGVILMVMGIASWRIVGGVMIGMVATSLLFNAIGSETNPLFSVPWYWHLVLGGFAFGMYFMATDPVSASMTNTGKLFFGGLIGVMVVLIRVVNPAFPEGMMLAILFANLFAPLIDHFVVQANIKRREARTNVS; this is translated from the coding sequence ATGGGTTTACGAGCGATTCTCGATAAGATCGAGCCAAATTTTGAAAAAGGTGGCAAATACGAAAAATGGTATGCCCTCTATGAGGCGGCTGATACCATTTTTTATTCCCCATCCTCTGTTACCAAAAACAACGCGCACGTCCGTGATGGTATCGACCTGAAGCGGGTCATGATCACCGTCTGGTTCTGTGTGTTCCCGGCGATGTTCTACGGTATGTACAACGTAGGCATGCAAGCCAACGACGCCATGCAGGTTCTCGGTGTTGCTGAGGCTGAAGGCTGGCGCGGCTGGGTGATCGGGCTTTTTGCCGGTTACGACTCATCCAGTGTTTGGGACAACCTGATCCACGGCGCAGCCTACTTTGTGCCCATCTATATGACGGTGTTTATCATCGGTGGCATATGGGAAGTTCTGTTCGCTATGGTCCGCGGGCATGAGGTTAATGAAGGGTTCTTCGTTACTTCTATCCTGTTTGCCCTGATTGTTCCACCAACCTTGCCTTTGTGGCAGGCCGCTCTTGGTATCAGCTTTGGTGTTGTAATTGCCAAAGAGGTATTCGGTGGCACGGGTAAGAACTTTATGAACCCGGCACTGGCTGGGCGTGCGTTCCTGTTTTTTGCTTATCCAGCAGAAATCTCCGGTGATGCTGTCTGGACCGCGGTCGATGGCTTTAGTGGCGCAACCGCGCTGAGTCTAGCCGCCAGCGGTGGTGTTGAGCAGATTCTGGCTGGCGGTATCACCTGGTGGGATGCGGCAGCAGGAAGTATCCAGGGTTCTATCGGAGAGACCTCCTTCATCGCCTGTACCATTGGCGGTGTTATCCTGATGGTTATGGGAATCGCCTCCTGGCGGATCGTAGGTGGCGTCATGATCGGCATGGTTGCTACCTCCTTGCTGTTCAATGCCATCGGTTCCGAGACCAATCCGCTGTTTAGTGTACCTTGGTACTGGCATCTGGTACTGGGTGGTTTCGCCTTCGGTATGTACTTTATGGCAACTGATCCGGTGTCTGCATCCATGACCAATACCGGCAAGCTTTTCTTCGGCGGTCTTATCGGCGTCATGGTAGTGCTGATTCGAGTGGTGAACCCTGCGTTCCCAGAAGGCATGATGCTGGCGATTCTGTTTGCCAACCTGTTCGCGCCATTGATTGACCACTTTGTGGTGCAAGCCAATATTAAACGTCGGGAGGCTCGTACCAATGTCAGCTAA